caagttccagaacaacatatgctcccatccagacatcgtctctttcagggaagaacttgcattttccaacatgacaatgccagaccacatactgcatcaattacaaaatGATGCCTGTGTAGAaaaaggatccgggtactgaaatggccagcctgcagtccagatctttcacccatagaaaacatttggtgcatcataaaaaGACAGATACGACAAAGACCTAAGACTGTTGAGcagctagaagcctgtattatacaagaatgggacaacattcctattcctaaacttgagcaacttgtctcctcagtcctcagacgtttgcagactgttataaaaagaagagagggtgccacacagtggtaaatatggccttgtcccaactttttgtgatgtgttgatgccatgaaatttaaaatcaacttatttttcccttaaaatgataaattttcttagtttaaacatttgatatgtcatctatgttgtattctgaataaaatattgaaatttgaaacttccacatcactgcattatgtttttattcacaatttgtacagtgttccaacttttttggaatcaggtttgtatcatattcttgtttcAGTTTCAAGTCAGTCATCAGCATTGTCATTGAGTCATTTTACACTAGCATTCAAATGTTTAAGgttagtgtgattttttttttcatactaatgcaaggatgcattatttttataaaaatttacagtaattactttaaaatttattttcaagtaattattcatcaaagaatacttacaaatatttccacaaaaacattaagcaacacaaaacgctgttttcaacattaataaaaaagtttctTAACCGAATCAAGATATTAGAATGGtatctgaaggatcacatgacactcaGCCTTGCCATCACTGATAGATCATTATACAGACCAGCGATTCAACAATTTTCAAAACATTGCTACttctactgtattttgatcaaataattgcagccttgatgaacataagagaactctttcaaaagcattaaaaaatctgACTAACCCAAAAAAtttcaacagtagtgtatttgtttatttatttttggccacAGACTATCATAGTGCACTGATCAGATTGAAGTATACTTCAGAGAGCTGGGTAATACACAGTAGTTCCACATTAATGCATCTTTTAATTTTTACATGGATGGtgcaacacaaaatatttttacatctGGTATCATCTCTTTCATTAAAAGCAGAATCCAAAGGATGGAGTCTGTAGTTAAAAGTAATTGAGGAAATTATACCAGGAATCTCTTTATATAAGTATAGAAGTTTATTCTTTGTGACACTCACCACTCCAAAGATTCCCACTCCTGAGCCTATGGCCGTCAGCGTAGGGATGATATCAAATTTTCCTGCCTGCAAGGAACAGTTGTAAACAAATGGAAATGTGCAGGtcccataattttttttgtgaatgagcCATAAAAAATAAGCTTACCTGTCCATGGACAATGATGTCTATGCGTACACCAAACACCTTCATTAGCGTTCTCCTTTCCTCCCCATTCTCCACATAATATTTAGCATATCTAAAACAGACATAATAGTTTCACATAATAGTTCTGGTAGTGAATACACTTGATATATTCTAAAAGTTCTTCAAAACCATTTTTATTGATTCTTTCACATAACGCATCAAAGCTCACAGGTTCAGGAATTATACAGTTCAGCAAAACTGACCTTTTCTCATTTTAGCTGTATTAAATGAACATGAATATTGACCAGGTAATCAGTGATTATCACTGATTATCAGATTTCTTGGACAATGTTCATTTTCCTTGTCTCTTTTATAGTTCTGCTTAGTTCTCTTTTATAGTTCTGCTATATAACTTATAGTTTAGAAAGGGTTAAACCTTCTTACCCACCTAAAATTGTATCCCAATGATGGTTTCTCTTCTTTGTCCCCATTTTTCCCCGTTCCATAAAGACCATAGAATTCATAGTTTGGTTTGCATTGTCTTATATTCAGGTCCAGATTGCAGTCCCAGTCGATGAGGACTCCTATAGCACCACCCTTACACATCACATGGGAAATATCATGGAGATTATCATCCCATGTTTCTGTAATCTTCTCCAGATCTAAAATATTTCACTAAACAATAATACTCGTTAACCTATAAAACATATAATACTGTACAAAATACTGTAGCCTACCATTTTACACCATACAAATCAATACATCAGTCATTTGGAAGTCTATATGGAAGACTGAATGCATGTGTTAAGAACAAGTGTGAGCAGGTGTGTGTATTTATAGTCATCGATGTTAAAAACCTACCACACGAGCGATCTCTGAGAAACTGAACCCAGAACGCTCAACAATGTCTCCCAGTCTGAAGATGGGACACAGTGGATCAGTCTTGGGATGATACAAACACTTGTTGATGTAACTCTGATTCACACTCTCCACCAAGTTACttctagagagagagaaaaagagtgaggTGTACTTTAATCAGTTagacaaaactaataaaactgaGTGCTGCATTTTAAGCCTGGCCTTCAATAACATATACAGTACTATATTTGTATGAACTGTACAAATATTGTTATAGTATGATGCTTATTGCAAATCCACTAAAAATGAGTATTGATGTGAGAGAGACCGCTACAGctttggttttcacaaaaattagtttgggatgaaaaaataaatgcagactatcTTTAGAACCACAATAAACCAGTGGATTAAGGGCACATTCAAAATAATCTTTTTCTAAGGTTAAaagttcctttttattttatcctcCTTTGTCCGAATTTACATGTCTTTGAAAATTTACCACAAGGAAAAGTTGAAGTTTTACCTTACTACATTAAACTGGGGAAAGGTAATGGAGTTTTTGATGAACAGTGTGTAGTTTTCTGCTGTCAGCAGGATTGgagggctgcgaagaaatataagAGGGACAGAACAAAGTTAAATGGATCAGACCAAAACTGTAGGCTGATTCAAAACCGTTTTGAATACAATCGGTCACATGCCCCAgcgtaaaaacatatttttatgtttaaagcaACTGTCAAGTGTAATTAGATTCTTTTGTTTAGTTTCCAAGATTTCGAAACAAACACAAAGTTCAAGTCATTCAGGAAtggttgctttttattaaacaGCATCTTATCAATTCATTATGGTTGAACTATAACACATTGCTGGTCTATGGGCAACCAGATCTTTTTTGGTGGGTTTATAACTTAGTGAAAGTGAAGTGGCATGTGGCCAGATATCATGACCCAACAACAATAAAATAGGCATGCATACTCTGGTATTTTACGGTCGTCTTCGACTGGACACCAGGAGTAGATCTCACAAGTATTGTTTATACACTTGCCCGTCATGTGCCCTGAGAGAGACAGTGATGCCGTTAGGTGAAGAGTACTGGATAAGAGCTTTGGTGTTGATCAGAACAGACTGAAACAAAACAAGACAGGCCCAAAGAGAGATTGCAGGGTATATCGTTGGATCCAAAAGTCTTATGTCCCTTGTGAAAATGCTTAGATTTAGCATTTTCTAATTTAACACCAATGTACATTTACCCTTACATATATTTATCCACGTTTACAATCcaggtttaaataataatttgaatccCACATTTTCTATACGGATTTAGACTTTGGATACCCACTgtatatgcacaaacacacacatacacataaacaatGTCATACTTTTGATTTACTCTCAGCACAAGAATGCACACTTCAAAACTGGTATTcagaaacatgttttaaatattaacatttttaaattgtaaaagtatTCAAATTGAAAAGTACACATTTTTTGTGTAGAAGATTGTCAGACATTGTGAAATCActaagaaaaaaatcaaatacatttgttTGGTTGATACACAACTATTTCCATTAGCAACTGACAGATTTCAGTGAGGAGCTGCCATGACTTTGATGTTACTTAATCAACTTTTCTCTGAATTAATGAGCATGAAGGATGATTCTATCAGTCCAGTTATTTAGGAATGCTTTCACCAAATTGCATTtggtcatatttttattttatttcagtctgactttttttaacatttacattcacaAACTTGCTTTGTTAGTagaataaaattgacaaactTTTGTACCACCATTAAAATACACTTAGtctaataatacaatataacacATCCCTTGTGTCAAAGAACATCTAAATATATCAGAGACATGACacaataaacatgaaaacatatgCAGTCTGAAGCATTGCAAAAACAACAAGAAGCTTGTGTGTTTTCAAGGAAAACAACTGTGAATTTTACCCTGAATTCAAAGGGTCAGAATTGTAACAAGATTAAAGAAAATATGTGTTGCATGGTGAAGTTTGTAGGAGGTTTGTGCCAATTGCCCATGACTGGAAGTCATGGCAGTTTGAATTTCTGCAATGTGAGATAGTGCTGTTTACATACGTCTGTATTCCTGGAGTAAATCATTCTGCTAGGCTGCATGTTAAACTGAGTCAATATTTGAGTATTTGTGACCCACACAAAGCTCACGGTATCAGTCAGTAATGTGGCTTTGACTGTATTTTCCTTATTTAAATCAGCTTGTTGTTAAGTGTTTATTAGCTATTGGTGTTCCCATTAGCAATGTTGATTGAGTTTAACACCAACTACTACTACTAAGCTTTGCCAGTCCTTTGCCAGTATTTAACATgagtttaatttatgttttgtagCAGTGGAATAATTTTGCAAAGCTCCTGTTATAAATTATCAGCTAAAATTTGGAGaatgtttaaaactgaaataaatgataaaaataaataaaaatgagtgaaGATGAGTGAAGATAtggaatgttttgtgtgtgtgtgtgtgtgtttattgttttttttttatttttttttattcagtactaTATTAATTCATATTCTTTAAAAACTGGCAAAACAGCTGTATAGAAACGGCTTGTCACACCAAGTAATCTAAATCTGGATAAGAGTGGATCTCTGGTAAATAACAGACATCTGTAAGCATGGGGTAAAATTCATCAAAGCtaagaaaaaattaagaaaaagccTTCGAGCATGATAGCAAAGCATGTTAGTGAATGTTAGAGACTTACAGAGACGACAGCATGGACGATGTGCAGGTTTGTCAGTTAGGACAGTAATTAGGCTCCCTTTGATTCTGAGTAGAGCTGAAACCAAATGCTTATGTGCAAGTGCACCAATTTTCTTACCCAATGATCATTTGAATTCTGTGGTACATATCTTAGACCGCTGGTGCATTGATTTAGTTACCAGTCAGGGTCAAAGGGATTTTACAATGGCCATGAAAAGACACTTAACAAGTGAGTTCCTCTGCCCCTGGCTGTTAGTGATGCGAAGTTATGCTGCTGCTTCCTTCTGTCGGAAAAATTAAATAGTTAAACTTTACCATTTCCCATACGTTTGTATTTGCCTTCATCACATTCTGCGTCAGAATTGCATGTGTTCTTCCCATCTGGCAGCTGAAATTCACAAAGGAAAGCAATCACTTTAATGGGTATTAGGGTTAAATTAAGCCCCAACTGTCCTGTTGAATATATGCAAATGTGAGATCCAAATGAGACAGGATGCACCGAATAACCACAAAACTCAATTCTTGAAACCTGGTTCTTGAGACTTATTTGTTTGAGGAAAGCTTTGCAGGTAGggcaataaaatcaaatagaGAGTCAAGTGAAAGTCAAATATAACTGAAGTACACCAAGAGCAGGAAAATGAATTAAGAGATTGTACAGGAAATGTAGCCATGCTATGTTCTTGGAAATTAACAGATTGTATCGCAGGTTATATGTGTGTTTTACAAAGGACAATGGGGGAAATAAGTGACACTTTCAGTTTCTTTTTAGGATAAGATGGATAATAATCCACTTTCTGTATTTCTGTAACTCatcattttagatttaaattaacCTTGGGTGGTTGGCAATCAACCACACAGTAAAATGTATTTGCCTTGCATGTATTAAGGACTAAATTAAGTGCTAAAATGCATTGGACTTTAATTTTGGCTTACTGGTACGTTGCATCTGTTgtaaaaattaattcatattaatatcaTACTTAAGTGTCACACACCATTACAAACATATCAGT
The sequence above is drawn from the Carassius auratus strain Wakin chromosome 5, ASM336829v1, whole genome shotgun sequence genome and encodes:
- the LOC113074881 gene encoding P2X purinoceptor 1 isoform X2, which encodes MKSQIRTTFSDFFFEYETPRQVLVRNKRVAVVCRIIQMGVLAYIIGWVFMYEKGYQSVDTAIGSVFTKMKGVAFTNISKKERIWDVADYVFPEQGDSSFVVMTNYIATVGQKQDKCPELPDGKNTCNSDAECDEGKYKRHMTGKCINNTCEIYSWCPVEDDRKIPDPPILLTAENYTLFIKNSITFPQFNVVRSNLVESVNQSYINKCLYHPKTDPLCPIFRLGDIVERSGFSFSEIARVGGAIGVLIDWDCNLDLNIRQCKPNYEFYGLYGTGKNGDKEEKPSLGYNFRYAKYYVENGEERRTLMKVFGVRIDIIVHGQAGKFDIIPTLTAIGSGVGIFGVATVVCDMLLLYLVPKRDFYKNMKFKNTEILEEKPALPQSKTERDLSKE
- the LOC113074881 gene encoding P2X purinoceptor 1 isoform X1, whose amino-acid sequence is MKSQIRTTFSDFFFEYETPRQVLVRNKRVAVVCRIIQMGVLAYIIGWVFMYEKGYQSVDTAIGSVFTKMKGVAFTNISKKERIWDVADYVFPEQGDSSFVVMTNYIATVGQKQDKCPELPDGKNTCNSDAECDEGKYKRMGNGHMTGKCINNTCEIYSWCPVEDDRKIPDPPILLTAENYTLFIKNSITFPQFNVVRSNLVESVNQSYINKCLYHPKTDPLCPIFRLGDIVERSGFSFSEIARVGGAIGVLIDWDCNLDLNIRQCKPNYEFYGLYGTGKNGDKEEKPSLGYNFRYAKYYVENGEERRTLMKVFGVRIDIIVHGQAGKFDIIPTLTAIGSGVGIFGVATVVCDMLLLYLVPKRDFYKNMKFKNTEILEEKPALPQSKTERDLSKE
- the LOC113074881 gene encoding P2X purinoceptor 1 isoform X3 — its product is MKSQIRTTFSDFFFEYETPRQVLVRNKRVAVVCRIIQMGVLAYIIGWVFMYEKGYQSVDTAIGSVFTKMKGVAFTNISKKERIWDVADYVFPEQGDSSFVVMTNYIATVGQKQDKCPELPDGKNTCNSDAECDEGKYKRMGNGHMTGKCINNTCEIYSWCPVEDDRKIPDPPILLTAENYTLFIKNSITFPQFNVVRSNLVESVNQSYINKCLYHPKTDPLCPIFRLGDIVERSGFSFSEIARVGGAIGVLIDWDCNLDLNIRQCKPNYEFYGLYGTGKNGDKEEKPSLGYNFRYAKYYVENGEERRTLMKVFGVRIDIIVHGQAGKFDIIPTLTAIGSGVGIFGVATVVCDMLLLYLVPKRDFYKNMKFKNTEILEEE